One genomic window of Nicotiana sylvestris chromosome 10, ASM39365v2, whole genome shotgun sequence includes the following:
- the LOC104227952 gene encoding probable cinnamyl alcohol dehydrogenase 1, which produces MTSASVKENCLGWAARDPSGFLSPYKFSRRTVGSDDVLLDILFCGICFADIVWTRNKHGHSKYPLVPGHEIVGTVRDVGTNVKHFKVGDHVGVGTYVNSCRECEYCNDGLEVHCSKGAVYTFDGIDVDGTVTKGGYSSYIVVHERYCFRIPENYPLASAAPLLCAGITVYTPMMRHNMNQPGKSLGVIGLGGLGHLAVKFGKAFGLNVTVFSTSISKREEALKLLGADNFMVSSDEQQMKALGKSFDFMINTASGDIPFDPYLSLLKTAGILVLVGFPTEVKFSPGNLVLGMKSIVGSVTGGTKQTQEMLDFCASHKIYPEIEIVPIQYANEALERLIKKDVNYRFVIDVGNSLK; this is translated from the exons ATGACTTCTGCAAGTGTAAAGGAAAATTGCCTTGGTTGGGCAGCCCGAGATCCGTCTGGATTTCTTTCACCTTACAAATTCAGCCGGAG GACAGTTGGCAGTGATGATGTTCTGCTGGATATTTTGTTTTGTGGAATATGTTTCGCTGATATTGTCTGGACCAGGAATAAACATGGACATTCAAAATATCCTCTAGTGCCAGG ACATGAAATTGTGGGAACTGTGAGAGATGTTGGCACCAATGTTAAGCACTTTAAAGTTGGCGACCACGTTGGAGTTGGAACATATGTTAATTCGTGCAGGGAATGTGAATATTGTAATGATGGATTAGAGGTTCATTGCTCAAAAGGAGCAGTATACACTTTTGATGGTATAGACGTGGATGGTACTGTTACTAAAGGGGGATACTCCAGTTACATTGTTGTTCATGAAAG GTACTGCTTTAGAATACCTGAAAATTACCCGCTTGCATCTGCAGCACCTTTACTATGTGCTGGAATTACTGTCTATACTCCAATGATGAGACATAACATGAATCAACCTGGAAAATCTCTGGGTGTGATTGGATTAGGTGGTCTAGGTCACTTAGCGGTGAAGTTTGGAAAGGCTTTTGGATTGAATGTAACAGTATTCAGTACAAGTATATCTAAGAGAGAAGAAGCGCTGAAGCTTCTTGGAGCTGACAATTTTATGGTCTCGTCGGACGAACAGCAGATGAAG GCGCTGGGTAAGTCATTTGACTTCATGATTAACACTGCTTCTGGAGATATTCCATTTGATCCATACTTGTCGCTGTTAAAGACTGCTGGCATTCTTGTTCTGGTTGGCTTCCCAACTGAAGTGAAATTTAGTCCAGGAAACCTAGTTCTCG GTATGAAGAGCATCGTTGGGAGTGTAACCGGTGGAACAAAGCAGACACAAGAAATGCTGGATTTCTGTGCTTCCCACAAAATTTATCCAGAAATTGAGATAGTCCCAATTCAGTATGCCAATGAGGCACTCGAAAGGTTAATAAAGAAGGATGTCAATTACCGTTTTGTAATTGATGTAGGTAACAGCCTCAAGTAA